The Kineococcus mangrovi region GGGAGTTCTGGAAGGCCAAGAAGGTCGACGGCAAGTGGCAGGCGTGCTGGGGTGGGCGCATCGACGGCGTGTCCACCAGCCGGGGGCACTTCGACGGGTACTGGGGCGCCAGCGCCACCGGCCTCCCCGTCTCCGCCGGGGCCGTCCTGGTGAAGGACGCGCAAGCGGGGGTCATCGACCACGCACTGTCCCTGCAGGTCGTCAACGCCGCGATCTACACCAACTTCAGCTGGCCCGCCCAGCGCAGCGACGGGCAGGACAAGTCGCCGGACGCCATCCCCGAGGGGACCAGGTTCCGTCTGGACCCCAGCGTCGACGTCGACTCGCTCAAGCTGACGCCCATCGCCAGGATGGTGGCGAAAGCGGCGCAGCAGTACGGTTTCATCGTCACCGACAAGGGGGGTGCCGTCGCGATCACCGCGGAGAGCCCCAGCGCGGTCAAGGCGAGCACGGGGGTCAACCCCTGGAAGTCGCTCATGAAGGGCAAGCCCAGCTACAGCATCTTCGCCAACTTCCCGTGGGACAAGATGCAGGCCCTGCCGGCCGGTTACGGCAAGAACCTCTGATCGACCGCACCCCTTGTGCCGAAGA contains the following coding sequences:
- a CDS encoding DUF4124 domain-containing protein, translated to MRKPLSLVAATALVAATVVSIAPAASAGAGPVTVTAKQRAVASAPRVTSVLADSAPTGGVFGKSSVWKTDVSSAPVAANSPALVANLAGQVQKYYGAAAFNVNSFGTSIYTVGASQSRVDVIWDNCQRKNYTPSGLLGEGGQFTQVPIPDDAVPAAGTDNHLAIYSPSSDQLWEFWKAKKVDGKWQACWGGRIDGVSTSRGHFDGYWGASATGLPVSAGAVLVKDAQAGVIDHALSLQVVNAAIYTNFSWPAQRSDGQDKSPDAIPEGTRFRLDPSVDVDSLKLTPIARMVAKAAQQYGFIVTDKGGAVAITAESPSAVKASTGVNPWKSLMKGKPSYSIFANFPWDKMQALPAGYGKNL